The Synechococcus sp. M16.1 genome includes the window GATGCTGCTCAGACCAGCCCGCACGACAGGGGGTTAATCACCCCGGTGGCCTCAGTCCGCGCAGGTGCAGCCGCAGGAGCCACTGCCATGGCAGGGCTCGTGATTGGGGTGACTAGTGGCACAGGCCTCTGAACAAAAACTCTGGCCATCGCGAACAACGGCTTGGGACGATTGCACCTCACAGGTGCAACGCGGACAGGCACAGGGCGTAACGGAAGCCATCACAACCAATCAACTCGCTGTTGTATAGGCCGAAAAAAGATGAGCCCAACACAAACACAGCATATCCACACACAATTCATGCGGAAGGATTGACAATGATTCTCACATCACACAGCGACCTATAAGCAAAGGGCCACTCCCAATAGCAGCAATGAAGAAGAAGAATTACAAGACAAACGCCAACAATCACAGCGCAATAGGCCAAATAGCACAAGCGGAAGCAATTAAATTCACTACGAATCAATCAGAAAGCAGAAAAATAACGAGAGCAGCGACTCAAAGCACATGAACAGTAATGATCAACTGAGAAGCAATACGCTGCGAGAAATCAATGCATGGTGCTACCGACGCGCATCTCACCTTTCACTCACAGGACACGACCAGGCAGCGCAAGCCCTAACGGAAGAGCACATGGAAGCACTCCAGAACGCTAAGCCCGAAGAGACGCTATGGGTCGAGAACTAACAGACATAGCCCCTTTATCGCGCCGGCGCAATGTGTCATATCTTATCTCAAAGAAAGCAAATATCACAAGAGCAGACAAAAGCAGCAAGCCACATCGTGCTATAAAAAACATGAAACACGCACAAAATCTTGAACAATCTGTTGATACATAGAAAAAAGATTTTAGCAAAAAAATTAAGCGCATCTTGGC containing:
- a CDS encoding conjugal transfer protein TrbI; translated protein: MASVTPCACPRCTCEVQSSQAVVRDGQSFCSEACATSHPNHEPCHGSGSCGCTCAD